A genomic segment from Cyanobium sp. NIES-981 encodes:
- a CDS encoding TM2 domain-containing protein, with amino-acid sequence MATLSETELSNKKLAAGLTGIFLGAFGVHKFILGYTKAGVIMLVVSLAGGVVTCGLASFVMGVIGLIEGILYLTKTNEEFQATYIDGVKDWF; translated from the coding sequence ATGGCCACCCTGAGTGAGACCGAACTGAGCAACAAGAAGCTGGCGGCGGGCCTCACCGGCATCTTTCTGGGTGCGTTCGGTGTGCACAAATTCATCCTCGGCTACACCAAGGCCGGCGTGATCATGCTGGTGGTGTCCCTGGCCGGGGGCGTGGTGACCTGCGGCCTGGCCAGCTTCGTGATGGGGGTGATCGGCCTGATCGAGGGCATCCTCTATCTCACCAAGACCAACGAGGAGTTCCAGGCCACCTACATCGACGGGGTGAAGGACTGGTTCTGA
- a CDS encoding thioesterase family protein, protein MAPDPSSWLLLCRTVRFGDTDAAGVLHAPRLLSWCHEAYEESLERYGIGAAEVFPTPDHPLAVALPIVHCRADYLKPLVCGDPLAIALEPRRLDPGGFEVGYSFSCNGTAVARGLTCHVAIETASRRRCRLPEPLNRWLEASSLGGVQPL, encoded by the coding sequence ATGGCTCCGGATCCCTCCAGCTGGCTGCTGCTCTGCCGCACCGTGCGCTTCGGTGACACCGACGCCGCCGGGGTGCTGCACGCCCCCCGCCTGCTGAGCTGGTGCCACGAGGCCTATGAAGAGAGCCTGGAGCGCTACGGCATCGGCGCCGCCGAGGTGTTCCCCACCCCGGACCACCCCCTGGCGGTGGCCCTGCCGATCGTGCACTGCCGCGCTGACTACCTGAAGCCGCTGGTGTGCGGTGATCCCCTGGCGATCGCCCTGGAGCCGAGGCGCCTCGATCCGGGCGGCTTCGAGGTGGGCTACAGCTTCAGCTGCAACGGCACTGCCGTGGCCCGGGGACTCACCTGCCACGTGGCGATCGAAACGGCCAGCCGCAGGCGCTGCCGCCTGCCGGAGCCGCTCAACCGCTGGCTGGAGGCCTCGAGCCTGGGCGGGGTGCAGCCGTTGTAG
- a CDS encoding NAD(P)H-quinone oxidoreductase subunit H yields MTQLETRTEPMVVNFGPHHPSMHGVLRLVVTLDGEDVVDCEPVIGYLHRGMEKIAENRTNVMFVPYVSRMDYAAGMFYEAIVVNAPERLADVPVPRRASYIRVLMLELNRIANHLLWLGPFLADVGAQTPFFYIFREREMIYDLWEAATGQRLINNNYFRIGGVAADLPYGWLEKCLDFCDWFGPKINEYEKLITNNPIFRRRIEGLGTISREEAINWSLSGPMLRASGVPWDLRKVDHYECYDDFDWDVATAQEGDCYARYRVRIQEMRESLKILRQACAMIPGGPTENLEARRLAEGKGGESSGFDLQYVAKKVAPTFKIPSGELYTRLESGKGEIGVFIQGNDDVTPWRFKIRAADQNNLQILPHILKGHKVADIMAILGSIDVIMGSVDR; encoded by the coding sequence ATGACGCAGCTGGAGACGCGCACGGAGCCGATGGTGGTGAACTTCGGCCCCCATCACCCCTCGATGCACGGGGTGCTGCGGCTCGTGGTGACCCTCGACGGCGAGGACGTGGTGGACTGCGAGCCGGTGATCGGCTACCTGCACCGCGGCATGGAGAAGATCGCCGAGAACCGCACGAACGTGATGTTCGTGCCCTACGTGAGCCGCATGGACTACGCGGCCGGCATGTTCTACGAGGCGATCGTGGTGAACGCTCCCGAGCGGCTCGCCGATGTGCCTGTGCCCAGGCGGGCCAGCTACATCCGGGTGCTGATGCTGGAGCTCAACCGCATCGCCAACCACCTGCTCTGGCTTGGCCCCTTCCTGGCTGATGTGGGCGCCCAGACGCCGTTCTTCTACATCTTCCGCGAGCGGGAGATGATCTACGACCTCTGGGAGGCGGCCACCGGCCAGCGGCTGATCAACAACAACTACTTCCGCATCGGCGGGGTGGCGGCCGATCTGCCCTACGGCTGGCTGGAGAAGTGCCTCGACTTCTGCGACTGGTTCGGCCCCAAGATCAACGAGTACGAGAAGCTGATCACCAACAACCCGATCTTCCGCCGCCGCATCGAGGGCCTGGGCACGATCAGCCGCGAGGAGGCGATCAACTGGAGCCTTTCGGGTCCGATGCTGCGCGCCTCGGGCGTGCCGTGGGATCTGCGCAAGGTGGACCACTACGAGTGCTACGACGACTTTGACTGGGATGTGGCCACCGCCCAGGAGGGCGACTGCTACGCCCGCTACCGGGTGCGGATCCAGGAGATGCGCGAATCCCTGAAGATCCTGCGCCAGGCCTGCGCCATGATTCCCGGTGGCCCCACCGAGAACCTCGAGGCCCGGCGCCTGGCCGAGGGCAAGGGCGGTGAATCCAGTGGATTCGACCTGCAGTACGTGGCCAAGAAGGTGGCCCCCACCTTCAAGATCCCCAGTGGCGAGCTCTACACCCGCCTGGAATCGGGCAAGGGGGAGATCGGCGTGTTCATCCAGGGCAACGACGACGTGACCCCGTGGCGCTTCAAGATCCGCGCTGCCGATCAGAACAACCTGCAGATCCTGCCCCACATCCTCAAGGGGCACAAAGTGGCCGACATCATGGCGATCCTCGGCTCGATCGACGTGATCATGGGCTCGGTGGATCGCTGA
- the rsmH gene encoding 16S rRNA (cytosine(1402)-N(4))-methyltransferase RsmH, translated as MPPSVPPPPSDSPGEAPEEAPGEPPAEAAGDAAAAPAYAHQPVLAEAVLASFEPLEDLLAQRPGGGLLIDCTLGGGGHSALLLQAHPGLRLIGLDQDPSARAAAAERLAPFGDRVTIVATNFADHRPAEPALAVLADLGVSSPQLDGAERGFSFRSAGPLDMRMNPLAGETAAALLDRLEESALADLLYAYGEERLSRRIARRIKDQGPWNDPARPRSTAELAWLVGGCYPPAARRGRIHPATRTFQALRIAVNDELGVLERWLEQVPHWLLPGGLLGVISFHSLEDRRVKTAFLADERLERVTRKPLVAAPEEAEANPRSRSAKYRVARRRP; from the coding sequence GTGCCCCCCTCTGTTCCCCCGCCACCTTCCGACTCCCCAGGAGAGGCTCCAGAAGAGGCTCCTGGAGAGCCCCCGGCTGAGGCCGCTGGCGACGCCGCGGCGGCCCCGGCCTATGCCCACCAGCCGGTGCTGGCCGAGGCCGTGCTGGCGAGCTTCGAGCCCCTGGAGGACCTGCTGGCCCAGCGACCCGGTGGCGGCCTGCTGATCGACTGCACCCTCGGCGGCGGCGGCCACAGCGCCCTGTTGCTGCAGGCCCATCCCGGCCTGCGCCTGATCGGGCTGGACCAGGACCCGAGCGCCCGCGCCGCCGCCGCCGAGCGCCTCGCCCCCTTCGGCGACCGGGTCACGATCGTGGCCACCAACTTCGCCGACCACCGCCCGGCCGAACCCGCCCTGGCGGTGCTGGCCGATCTGGGGGTGAGCAGTCCCCAGCTGGATGGGGCGGAGCGGGGCTTCAGCTTCCGCAGCGCGGGCCCGCTCGACATGCGCATGAACCCGTTGGCGGGCGAGACGGCCGCCGCCCTGCTCGACCGGCTGGAGGAGAGCGCGCTGGCCGATCTGCTCTACGCCTACGGCGAGGAGCGCCTCTCGCGCCGCATCGCCCGCCGCATCAAGGACCAGGGGCCCTGGAACGATCCGGCCCGGCCCCGCAGCACCGCCGAACTGGCCTGGCTGGTGGGCGGCTGCTACCCGCCGGCCGCCCGGCGCGGCCGCATCCATCCGGCAACCCGCACCTTCCAGGCCCTGCGCATCGCGGTGAATGATGAGCTCGGGGTGCTCGAGCGCTGGCTGGAGCAGGTGCCCCACTGGCTTCTGCCCGGAGGGCTGCTCGGGGTGATCAGTTTCCATTCCCTCGAAGACCGGCGGGTCAAGACCGCCTTCCTTGCCGACGAGCGGCTCGAACGGGTGACCCGCAAGCCCCTGGTGGCCGCACCCGAGGAGGCGGAGGCCAACCCCCGCAGCCGCTCGGCCAAGTACCGCGTGGCGCGGCGAAGGCCATGA
- a CDS encoding AMP-binding protein → MTPDPLAELEAAWADGRLAGLAAPQEQAALDAALGPGGLERLGEHWGPGVVVGSGGSSGGRRWCLQPLAHLQASAAATAHWLRAVGVDPAACLHLNPLPLHHVSGLLPWLRARQWGGAHRVIPPAWMRQPRELAARLPLTGPPGSAAPPPALLSLVPTQLARLMVEPAGLAWLRCLAVIWVGGAPLPPALAARARRAGLRLSPCYGATETAAMVAALPPERFLAGVGGCGPALAGVELRLAPGSVALEVRCDRLSPGWVEAGVLQPLPGLRQGWWRSGDGARLSAEGLRLLGRIDGAIHSGGETVFPEQIEARIRALAAEGGWPLQEVLLLALPDPDWGERLAGLVRPAPGADGAALCRQLAAAAAGWAPAERPRRWLCCPGLEPSPLGKWERSRWQRWLLSLEAGHPLRDGAAADGHPE, encoded by the coding sequence TTGACGCCCGACCCGCTGGCCGAGCTCGAGGCGGCCTGGGCCGACGGCCGGCTGGCGGGCCTGGCGGCCCCGCAGGAGCAGGCCGCCCTGGATGCGGCTCTGGGGCCCGGGGGGCTGGAACGGCTGGGGGAGCACTGGGGACCCGGCGTGGTGGTGGGCAGCGGCGGCAGCAGCGGTGGCCGCCGCTGGTGCCTGCAGCCCCTGGCCCACCTGCAGGCCTCGGCCGCGGCCACGGCGCACTGGCTGCGGGCGGTCGGTGTCGATCCGGCCGCCTGCCTGCACCTCAACCCCTTGCCCCTGCACCACGTGAGCGGCCTGCTGCCCTGGCTGCGGGCGCGCCAGTGGGGCGGGGCCCACCGCGTGATCCCGCCCGCCTGGATGCGGCAGCCCCGGGAGCTGGCCGCCCGGCTGCCGCTCACCGGCCCGCCGGGCTCGGCTGCGCCACCGCCGGCCCTGCTCTCCCTGGTGCCCACCCAGCTGGCCCGGCTGATGGTTGAGCCCGCGGGTCTCGCCTGGCTGCGGTGCCTGGCGGTGATCTGGGTGGGGGGTGCGCCCCTGCCGCCCGCCCTGGCGGCCCGGGCCCGCCGCGCCGGCCTGCGGCTGTCGCCCTGCTACGGCGCCACCGAAACGGCGGCCATGGTGGCCGCCCTGCCACCGGAGCGGTTCCTCGCCGGGGTGGGGGGATGTGGCCCGGCCCTGGCCGGGGTGGAGCTGCGGCTGGCGCCGGGGTCCGTGGCCCTGGAGGTGCGTTGCGACCGGTTGAGCCCGGGGTGGGTGGAGGCCGGCGTGCTGCAGCCGCTGCCTGGGCTGCGGCAGGGCTGGTGGCGCAGCGGCGACGGGGCCCGGCTCAGCGCGGAGGGCCTGCGGCTGCTGGGCCGGATCGACGGGGCCATCCACAGCGGCGGCGAAACGGTGTTCCCCGAGCAGATCGAAGCGCGGATCCGAGCCCTGGCGGCTGAGGGGGGCTGGCCCCTGCAGGAGGTGCTGCTGCTGGCGCTGCCGGATCCCGATTGGGGGGAGCGGCTGGCGGGCCTGGTGCGGCCGGCCCCGGGCGCCGACGGGGCGGCCCTGTGCCGCCAGCTGGCCGCGGCGGCGGCCGGCTGGGCGCCGGCGGAGCGCCCCCGCCGCTGGCTGTGCTGCCCGGGCCTGGAGCCCTCGCCGTTGGGGAAATGGGAACGGAGCCGTTGGCAGCGCTGGCTCCTATCGCTAGAAGCAGGGCATCCCCTGCGCGATGGTGCTGCCGCCGATGGCCACCCTGAGTGA
- a CDS encoding DUF456 family protein, protein MTARDGLWWAALLIQLLAIPGTLLPLLPGLALLPLGAGLWLWAVGWAAGWAPFLLACGLLLLGWGADALGLVLGPARLKATRWAYIGAGLGLLVGLVGLLPALPVGGPLLGALVGPLLGASLGELVTASTALGPMGLLRLRRSLLVGLAVVAGMLVSKVAQAVLALLGVAGFVLLTTLFA, encoded by the coding sequence ATGACCGCACGCGATGGCCTGTGGTGGGCGGCCCTGCTGATCCAGCTGCTGGCCATCCCGGGCACCCTGCTGCCGCTGCTGCCGGGCCTGGCCCTGCTGCCGCTGGGGGCGGGCCTGTGGCTCTGGGCCGTGGGCTGGGCCGCCGGCTGGGCGCCGTTCCTGCTGGCCTGTGGGCTGCTGCTGCTGGGCTGGGGGGCCGATGCCCTCGGCCTGGTGCTCGGCCCGGCCCGGCTCAAGGCCACCCGCTGGGCCTACATCGGCGCGGGGCTGGGGCTGCTGGTGGGGCTGGTGGGCCTGCTGCCGGCCCTGCCGGTGGGCGGGCCGCTGCTGGGGGCCCTGGTGGGGCCGCTGCTGGGGGCCAGCCTGGGGGAGCTGGTCACGGCCTCCACCGCCCTGGGCCCCATGGGGCTGCTGCGGCTGCGCCGCTCGCTGCTGGTGGGCCTGGCGGTGGTGGCCGGCATGCTGGTGAGCAAGGTGGCCCAGGCCGTGCTGGCCCTGCTGGGGGTGGCGGGTTTCGTGCTGCTCACCACGCTGTTCGCCTGA
- a CDS encoding isochorismate synthase MenF yields the protein MLAPDSFTDLLALASEGARLADEEGVLSLAVPMAPCDPMALLPLLEGGDSFRFLWDGAPGLCIAASGRTNSLELSGPRRFELAQRFASASLSRLAGHHTGQAGTCPPLARPRVLLAFAFFDAPLESSAAAIPGVQAVLPRWQLSRHGHRCWLRLQRPLGGDVTPRSLAEELWDTARRLERCTPQLPRAERIAVALRSPWQEHYRQAAARALELVEGNALQKLVLAVRQQLSLSARPDPLDLLAPLRRHQGGSCRLMWQRNAASALIGASPERLLTVRQGQLRSDALAGTAPADDRAAALLHSTKDRLEHELVVDTITAVLARSGLNPRRPRHPRLARHGQLVHLHSPISACLGAQPPLAIAAALHPTPAVAGLPRREAMAWLRSLEPFERGHYAAPIGWIDSAGDLDLRVAIRSGTVEGRQLELTAGAGLVPGSAVDRELQEVALKLGVLQQQLNLPHPMAAAGLPL from the coding sequence TTGCTGGCTCCCGATTCCTTCACCGATCTGCTGGCCCTGGCCAGCGAGGGCGCCCGGCTGGCGGACGAGGAGGGCGTGCTCAGCCTGGCGGTGCCGATGGCGCCGTGCGACCCGATGGCGCTGCTGCCCCTGCTGGAGGGGGGCGACAGCTTCCGCTTCCTGTGGGACGGCGCCCCCGGGCTCTGCATCGCCGCCAGCGGCCGCACCAACAGCCTGGAGCTGAGCGGGCCGCGGCGGTTCGAGCTGGCCCAGCGCTTCGCCAGCGCCAGCCTCAGCCGGCTCGCCGGCCACCACACCGGCCAGGCCGGCACCTGCCCGCCCCTGGCGCGGCCGCGGGTGCTGCTGGCCTTCGCCTTCTTCGACGCCCCGCTCGAGAGTTCCGCGGCCGCCATCCCCGGGGTGCAGGCGGTGCTGCCCCGCTGGCAGCTGAGCCGCCACGGCCACCGCTGCTGGCTGCGGCTGCAGCGGCCGCTGGGGGGTGACGTGACCCCCCGCAGCCTGGCGGAAGAGCTGTGGGACACGGCTCGCCGGCTGGAGCGCTGCACACCGCAGCTGCCGCGGGCGGAGCGGATCGCCGTGGCCCTGCGCTCTCCCTGGCAGGAGCACTACCGCCAGGCCGCCGCCAGGGCCCTGGAGCTGGTGGAGGGCAACGCCCTGCAGAAGCTGGTGCTGGCGGTGCGCCAGCAGCTCAGCCTCAGTGCCAGGCCCGATCCCCTCGATCTGCTGGCACCGCTGCGGCGGCACCAGGGCGGCAGCTGCCGCCTGATGTGGCAGCGCAACGCCGCCTCGGCCCTGATCGGCGCCTCCCCGGAGCGGCTGCTCACCGTGCGCCAGGGGCAGCTGCGCAGCGATGCCCTGGCCGGCACCGCCCCGGCCGATGACCGCGCCGCGGCCCTGCTGCACTCCACCAAGGACCGGCTGGAGCACGAGCTGGTGGTGGACACCATCACCGCCGTGCTGGCCCGCTCAGGGCTGAACCCCCGCCGCCCGCGCCATCCGCGCCTCGCCCGCCACGGCCAGCTCGTGCACCTGCACAGCCCCATCAGCGCCTGCCTGGGGGCCCAGCCTCCCCTGGCGATCGCGGCGGCCCTGCACCCCACCCCGGCGGTGGCCGGGCTGCCGCGACGGGAGGCGATGGCCTGGCTGCGCAGCCTGGAGCCGTTCGAGCGCGGCCACTACGCCGCTCCGATCGGCTGGATCGACAGCGCCGGCGACCTGGACCTGCGCGTGGCGATCCGCAGCGGCACCGTGGAGGGGCGGCAGCTCGAGCTCACCGCCGGAGCCGGTCTGGTGCCAGGCTCTGCGGTGGATCGGGAACTGCAGGAGGTGGCGCTCAAGCTGGGTGTGCTCCAGCAGCAGCTCAACCTCCCCCATCCCATGGCGGCGGCAGGCCTGCCGCTCTGA
- a CDS encoding response regulator transcription factor yields the protein MTPDQPGGTASHPASGAPDSGDQATDHALESASQTSTPPGPPAPVRLLLVDDEPGLRTAVKAYLEDEGFAVSTAVDGEDGWEKAQELLPDVVISDVMMPRCDGYGLLRKLRADERLGGTPVIFLTAKGMTADRIAGFQAGCDDYIPKPFDPDELVARVRNAVRRQERLLAEAARFADADIGQMAKQITEIRSLLATGGQAKKPAGSSDLVFTPREASVLQLVAEGLMNKEIARRLETSIRNVEKYVSRLFIKTGTASRTELVRYALEHGLVE from the coding sequence ATGACACCCGATCAACCCGGCGGCACCGCCAGCCACCCCGCCAGCGGCGCTCCCGATTCCGGCGACCAGGCCACGGATCACGCCCTGGAGTCCGCCTCCCAGACCTCCACCCCGCCCGGCCCCCCGGCCCCGGTGCGTCTGCTGCTGGTGGACGACGAGCCCGGCCTGCGCACGGCCGTGAAGGCCTACCTGGAGGATGAGGGCTTCGCCGTGAGCACCGCCGTCGATGGCGAGGACGGCTGGGAGAAGGCCCAGGAGCTGCTCCCGGACGTGGTGATCTCGGACGTGATGATGCCACGCTGTGACGGCTACGGGCTGCTCAGGAAGCTGCGGGCCGATGAGCGCCTCGGCGGCACCCCCGTGATCTTCCTCACGGCCAAGGGCATGACGGCCGACCGCATCGCCGGCTTCCAGGCCGGCTGCGACGACTACATCCCCAAGCCCTTCGATCCCGATGAGCTGGTGGCCCGGGTGCGCAACGCCGTGCGGCGCCAGGAGCGGCTGCTGGCCGAGGCCGCCCGCTTCGCCGACGCCGACATCGGCCAGATGGCGAAGCAGATCACCGAGATCCGCTCGCTGCTCGCCACCGGCGGCCAGGCCAAGAAGCCAGCCGGCAGCAGCGACCTGGTGTTCACCCCCCGCGAGGCCTCGGTGCTGCAGCTGGTGGCGGAAGGCCTGATGAACAAGGAGATCGCCCGCCGCCTCGAAACCTCGATCCGCAACGTGGAGAAGTACGTGAGCCGCCTCTTCATCAAGACCGGCACCGCCAGCCGCACCGAACTGGTGCGCTATGCCCTGGAGCACGGCCTGGTGGAGTGA
- a CDS encoding cysteine desulfurase family protein, which translates to MLAYLDHHASTPCDPAVQAAMEPWWSVQAANPSSRLHRPGLEAAAAVERARTQVARALGAGEATGVVFTSGATEANNLALKGVVEAALERGEPRRRLLTLATEHRAVLDPLRYLERHGFPLTVLPVGRDGLVNLEAFAAALGPDVLLASVMAANNEIGVLQPLAAIAELCRAQGVLLHVDGAQAAGHIPLAMETLGIDLLSVSGHKCYGPKGVGALLLLPGVALAAQLHGGGQEGGLRAGTVAVPLVVGLGEALQRCCADRSERARRLGALRDRLWQSLEALGGVDCNGAGAPRLSHNLNITVSGVDGTALHRLLRRDLAVSSGSACSQGSPSHVLAALGLSRAAAAASVRFGLGRGTGEAEIGRAIEAVSAAVRQLRG; encoded by the coding sequence ATGCTCGCCTACCTCGACCACCACGCCAGCACGCCCTGCGATCCGGCGGTGCAGGCCGCCATGGAGCCCTGGTGGAGCGTGCAGGCCGCCAACCCCTCCAGCCGGCTGCACCGTCCGGGGCTGGAGGCGGCGGCGGCCGTGGAGCGGGCCCGGACCCAGGTGGCCCGGGCGCTCGGCGCCGGCGAGGCCACCGGCGTGGTGTTCACCAGCGGCGCCACCGAGGCCAACAACCTCGCCCTCAAGGGCGTGGTGGAGGCCGCCCTGGAGCGGGGTGAGCCGCGGCGGCGCCTGCTGACCCTCGCCACCGAACACCGGGCGGTGCTGGATCCGCTGCGCTATCTGGAACGCCACGGCTTTCCCCTCACCGTGCTGCCGGTGGGGCGCGACGGCCTGGTGAACCTGGAGGCCTTCGCCGCGGCCCTCGGCCCCGATGTGCTGCTGGCCTCGGTGATGGCGGCCAACAACGAGATCGGCGTGCTGCAGCCCCTCGCGGCCATCGCGGAGCTCTGCCGCGCCCAGGGCGTGCTGCTGCATGTGGACGGGGCCCAGGCCGCCGGCCACATTCCCCTGGCGATGGAGACCCTGGGCATCGACCTGCTGAGTGTGAGCGGCCACAAGTGCTATGGCCCGAAGGGCGTGGGCGCCCTGCTGCTGCTGCCCGGGGTGGCCCTGGCCGCCCAGCTCCATGGCGGCGGTCAGGAGGGCGGCCTGCGGGCCGGCACCGTGGCGGTGCCCCTGGTGGTGGGCCTGGGGGAAGCCCTGCAGCGCTGCTGTGCCGATCGCTCCGAGCGGGCCCGGCGGCTCGGGGCCCTGCGGGACAGGCTCTGGCAGAGCCTCGAGGCCCTGGGCGGCGTGGACTGCAACGGTGCCGGCGCCCCCCGCCTGAGCCACAACCTCAACATCACGGTGAGCGGCGTGGACGGCACGGCCCTGCACCGCCTGCTGCGCCGCGACCTCGCCGTGAGCAGCGGCTCGGCCTGCAGCCAGGGCTCCCCCTCCCACGTGCTCGCCGCCCTGGGGCTCAGCCGCGCCGCAGCGGCGGCCTCGGTGCGCTTCGGCCTGGGCCGCGGCACCGGCGAGGCCGAGATCGGCCGCGCCATCGAGGCGGTGAGCGCCGCCGTGCGGCAGCTGCGGGGCTGA
- the menA gene encoding 2-carboxy-1,4-naphthoquinone phytyltransferase, which produces MPEPEVVASRYATSTSPSTHTPMPAPVPGPPGRRDLWKAALKWPMYAVAVMPVLLAAGWRWGRGEPVRLDQLLLFLGAAVLLLAWENLANDVFDADTGVDTRGKPHSVVNLTGRRDRVALLAHGALALGLLLMALVAWRSTPLVLGLVLGCCALGYLYQGPPFRLGYRGLGEPLCWLAFGPLATAAGLLALAPAAGADAAVPWRAALALGSGPALATTLVLFCSHFHQVEEDAAHGKRSPVVQLGPRSAAALVPWFVASSLALQWAPVLLGAWPLTALLGAAGLVPARALIALLEQHHHAPERIVGSKFLALRFQTLNGLGLALGLALGHWL; this is translated from the coding sequence ATGCCTGAGCCCGAGGTCGTCGCAAGCCGTTACGCCACCTCCACGTCCCCCTCCACCCACACCCCCATGCCCGCTCCGGTCCCCGGGCCCCCGGGCCGCCGTGATCTCTGGAAGGCAGCCCTGAAGTGGCCCATGTACGCGGTGGCGGTGATGCCCGTGCTGCTGGCCGCCGGCTGGCGCTGGGGCCGCGGCGAGCCCGTGCGGCTCGATCAGCTGCTGCTCTTTCTGGGGGCGGCCGTGCTGCTGCTGGCCTGGGAGAATCTGGCCAACGATGTCTTCGATGCCGACACCGGCGTGGACACCCGGGGCAAGCCCCACTCCGTGGTGAACCTCACCGGCCGGCGGGATCGGGTGGCGCTGCTGGCCCATGGGGCCCTGGCGCTGGGGCTGCTGCTGATGGCCCTGGTGGCCTGGCGCAGCACACCGCTGGTGCTGGGGCTGGTGCTGGGCTGCTGCGCCCTGGGCTACCTCTACCAGGGGCCGCCGTTTCGCCTGGGCTACCGCGGTCTGGGGGAGCCGCTGTGCTGGCTGGCCTTCGGGCCCCTGGCCACCGCCGCCGGCCTGCTGGCCCTGGCCCCGGCCGCCGGGGCGGATGCCGCGGTGCCCTGGCGCGCGGCCCTCGCCCTGGGCAGCGGCCCCGCCCTGGCCACCACCCTGGTGCTGTTCTGTTCCCATTTCCATCAGGTGGAGGAGGACGCGGCCCACGGCAAGCGATCGCCGGTGGTGCAGCTCGGCCCCCGCAGCGCCGCCGCCCTGGTGCCCTGGTTCGTGGCCTCCAGCCTCGCCCTGCAGTGGGCGCCGGTGCTGCTGGGTGCCTGGCCCCTCACCGCCCTGCTGGGCGCGGCCGGCCTGGTCCCCGCCCGGGCCCTGATCGCGCTGCTGGAGCAGCACCACCACGCTCCGGAGCGGATCGTGGGCAGCAAGTTTCTGGCGCTCCGCTTCCAGACCCTCAACGGCCTGGGCCTGGCCCTCGGCCTGGCCCTGGGGCACTGGTTGTGA
- a CDS encoding DUF2752 domain-containing protein, whose product MLPAGITGYLWLKGAHPGLPGFACPLRAITGIPCPTCFLTRATAASLQAQWGEALSQHALGPLAAAALLVWSVQAIRRRRLAPRGLRPWHGAVVLAVLLGYWGLRLVMHYGMGLAAFPSG is encoded by the coding sequence TTGCTGCCGGCCGGGATCACGGGCTACCTCTGGCTCAAGGGGGCCCATCCGGGCCTGCCGGGCTTCGCCTGCCCCCTGCGGGCCATCACGGGCATTCCCTGCCCCACCTGCTTCCTCACCAGAGCCACCGCCGCCAGCCTCCAGGCCCAGTGGGGGGAGGCCCTCAGCCAGCACGCCCTGGGGCCCCTGGCTGCGGCGGCACTGCTGGTGTGGTCGGTGCAGGCGATCCGGCGGCGGCGCCTGGCTCCCCGGGGGCTGCGCCCCTGGCACGGGGCGGTGGTGCTGGCGGTGCTGCTGGGCTACTGGGGCCTGCGCCTGGTGATGCACTACGGCATGGGTCTGGCAGCCTTTCCCTCAGGCTGA
- a CDS encoding enolase C-terminal domain-like protein, which produces MACTPAAAGQGGDLQLRLQWRPFRALLPQPLRTARGTLAAKQGWLLRLDAETGAVGWGEASPLLEQSAGLEEAIAGLPAVLSRRDLEQRLEHGFGYGLGPRCLAFALGAALAEVEGLPQGRWRAAPPGAVLLPAGEAALAALEEAIAQAGPHPLVLKWKVATHDDVLERQLLEQLLERLPATAGLRLDANGGWTRATAWGWAERLATEPRLHWLEQPLPPADPEGLLALARQLPVALDESLQHHPGLTAHWPSWQVRRPSQEGDPRPLLAALQRGTPGLMLSSSFETGIGRRWLEHLAALQWAGPTPSAPGLASRWQPRGPLAAADPAAVWQAAA; this is translated from the coding sequence GTGGCGTGCACGCCTGCCGCCGCCGGCCAGGGTGGTGACCTCCAGCTTCGGCTGCAGTGGCGGCCGTTCCGGGCCCTGCTGCCGCAGCCGCTGCGCACGGCCCGGGGCACCCTGGCAGCCAAACAGGGCTGGCTGCTGCGCCTGGACGCGGAGACGGGCGCGGTGGGCTGGGGGGAGGCCTCGCCCCTGCTGGAGCAGTCCGCCGGGCTGGAGGAGGCGATCGCCGGCCTGCCCGCCGTGCTGTCGCGCCGGGATCTGGAGCAGCGGCTGGAGCACGGCTTCGGCTACGGCTTGGGGCCCCGCTGCCTGGCCTTCGCGCTCGGTGCCGCTCTGGCCGAGGTGGAGGGCCTGCCGCAGGGGCGCTGGCGTGCCGCGCCGCCCGGTGCCGTGCTGCTGCCGGCGGGTGAGGCCGCCCTGGCGGCGCTGGAGGAGGCCATCGCCCAGGCCGGTCCCCACCCCCTGGTGCTCAAGTGGAAGGTGGCCACCCACGATGACGTCCTGGAGCGGCAGCTGCTGGAGCAGCTGCTGGAGCGGCTGCCGGCCACGGCCGGCCTGCGGCTCGATGCCAACGGCGGCTGGACCCGCGCCACCGCCTGGGGCTGGGCCGAGCGGCTGGCCACCGAACCCCGGCTCCACTGGCTGGAGCAGCCGCTGCCCCCCGCCGACCCCGAGGGGCTGCTGGCCCTGGCCCGCCAGCTGCCGGTGGCGCTGGATGAATCCCTCCAGCACCATCCCGGGCTCACGGCCCACTGGCCCTCCTGGCAGGTGCGACGTCCCAGCCAGGAGGGTGATCCCCGGCCCCTGCTGGCGGCCCTGCAGCGGGGAACGCCGGGGCTGATGCTCAGCAGTTCCTTTGAAACGGGCATCGGCCGCCGCTGGCTGGAGCATCTGGCGGCCCTGCAGTGGGCCGGTCCCACCCCGTCGGCGCCCGGGCTGGCGAGCCGCTGGCAGCCCCGCGGCCCCCTGGCCGCCGCCGACCCGGCTGCGGTGTGGCAGGCGGCGGCTTGA